From Quercus robur chromosome 8, dhQueRobu3.1, whole genome shotgun sequence:
CTggtggacctaataatttctctctTGGTAGCCATAGCACATAACAACGTGTAATATTCTAATATGTTacatattatctaaattaaatacTGCATTGAAAGCGTTTAAAATTTGCATGcctatataaatatagttaAGGTTTACATTCATTTCAACCATAGAAGAAGTGATTtcttgagagagaaaaagaaagaaagaaagatagatGGAGCACATATCTTTTGTAAATTCATCATCTTTATGAAAGGATATTAATGATATTTCTTACCAATTAATTACCTTTTTGGAAGTATAGAAGCGGGAGTTTTGTGCCCCTAATACGActttctacaaaataaaaaatacaattctaggttttttttttttcaccaaatcTAGATTTTGTTGAAGTCTTGAAGAGAGGAAAATCTAATAtgttaagttaaaaaaaaaaaaaaaaaaaaaaaaaaaaaaaaaaaaaaaaaaaggaataggaGATtaaaatgggggggggggggggggaatgagTATTTACCCTTAATTTGAAAACTGTGTAAAAAAATGCCTCTgttttggaactcgattttaacaCAATCGAGTTCTGTAGAAAACTCGATATTCTCAAAATTTAGttctatgtatatttttaagtaggATTTGACATTAGCAATGTCTAGttccacttaaattttcaaaaaaaatttaaataataaaatatgcatagaactcgACATTAGTAACGTCACGTTATACATGtaactcaattttgttaaaatcgagttccaaaaacagAGGCattttactaaatatttttaaaacaggggcattttgctacatagttcttttttttttttgaaatggctACATAGTTCTCAAATTAGgaataaatatctattttagCCAAAATTTGGATGTTGTATAACATTGATTGAGCTACGCTAGGATATTCAAATGGAAACTTGGCAGGGCACCCCAAAGTAACCTCATGGGGCTGATCAAATATATTAAGAAGATTTTTGGCTGGCCCAAGAATGTTCAACTTGTCAAAGTTTGTTTGATGTAGAATATTATGTGTGAAGTCATCCTTCATcaattaatatgtaaatatggTCATTACAGATTCCTTAATAGGTTCTTGAGTGAAGCAGCAGTCACTGACGCACCTTGTAGTAGGACTGAGATTTTGGTATTACCAATGCCATCAAATTTCTTGTTGTGGTAACAATAAGATAGGACATGACTCTTTGCATGGCTAAATGTGTATACCAATCCAAATTTCCATTAATTTCTTTGTCATTTCCAAGCTTGTTCTCAGATGCTGGAGCTCTCTAATATAATATTGTAGTCTGTCTATCATCAAcgcaaggaaaaagaaaaaccctgtGCAATCCAAGGGACAAGATTTTCACTAATAACCTTCAAGTTTAACAAGAGAAACACAGCATAAatctataaaccaaaaaaatttctacttgTCTAGTAACAATTTTCAGCCTCTTCAATCATAGCTGGTGCTCAGTTCTAATATGCATTCTTTGAAAGCTTCATCTTGAGGTTGTGTACACATTAAAAATCAGTCCTAAtgtttaaaaaacataaaacaaatgaTAGAATAAAGAATGTTAAAGATACAAGAACATTAATAAAACAACTACAGATAAGATTTCTTAAGGTAAGCCTAATATTGAGttcttaaaatctaaattacagttgttaaaattttgtcacatcatggtatccaaacaaacatttattagtattattttggaatctatttaaactaaaaattatataataaattattaactacCTATTCAATAATGAATATAGTTAGGATCCTAATTCATGACAGGCACAATTGCCTGAACATTAGAATGGAAACAAAACACTTCTATCaaaaactaaggaaaaaaaatgttggaggCTATACATATAGAAATTTACCTATAAGACACACTTCTAGTTGACGATATGCCGTAAGAACCTGATCAGTTGGATTAACTATGCCAGCATCCGCAGAACGTTTCTGGATTTTCATTACACTATAAATGCTAGACCCAAACACCACCACCATTGTCCCTGCCACACTCTTTGCTACCAAGGAACCCATTCCCTGCTTCAACTGGTCCAACCCCATGAGTACTAGCTTCCTTAGCGGGGTTCTAAACAAAAGGGTCATAATCAGTGCCATTTCCGCCAATACAAGCGTAAACAAAAGTTGAATCATATTTGCTAATTTTTTgccaaaatattttacttctttttgCAGAAATGATGGTTGATTTTCTATGATGAAGTAGATGACCAAAAAGTGAGCCTATATTACGTATGATTTTATGGTACTTTTGGCCTGGTATCTACTTCTGGAATTCACCTTGTTCAATCCAAGAATTTATACTTTCCATGACCCTAGGGCTAGGAGGTACAGAATAGCTTAAAGTGAGAAATCAACGTCAACATGCTTTATATGTATTTCCTAAGGACGTGTGTGTTTTGAGTCAAATATATTCTTTGCCCCATGTAGTATTCTCATTTCTTTTAAGACTTCTATCCTATTCCTTTGTATTTTGCTAGTGAAGCAATGGCTTACGTAATTTATAGGGCAACTTCTCTTCATGCAAGTATATAAACTTTCTATTCAGGAAAAGAAAAGCACATAAATTAACTTTAAAGAAGGTGATATTTTGTGTAGCAAAGAATATATGCAATAATATTTTGTGTATCAAAAGAGGTGATATTTTTGTGTAGCAAAGAATTTATGTAATATTAATACTCACTTGTAGGTAGGATTTATGTGTGTTGATCTTGCGTATATGAAGAGGAATGATACAAATCAGTTGTATAGGATAAacatgttaggttctaaggatttatgatctaaatgttttagaacttcaatgcgtaatgttggcaaaccataatcaaaacttagagtctagatttaggctgctcaaagtatgtttattgtaAAGTtagaatcgagtgattgcagaaaattactgttcactttctgcaaggctcgattgatcaaaaattagactcgatcaatcgaagctcgtacagaatgtttttctgcatattTTTCCAATTCAAGctcaagcccatatgacgtgtagggttttatgttctgccttaagtataaaaggaaaaaccccaACCACGTTTTTAagttgttgtttatgctgtgtgtgtgaatctcttgtgagatctagaggtgtttgcttTCATACATATTTaaggttatcaagatcaagattgatatcgagagcttggtgatcgtttcagttgctacataaagagcttaaagaaaaacacaaatgggagtacttgtggttgctgtggatcaaggaaagaagtagtccgtggactctgagctgtcacgtggttgtagtagtaagttttctactccacatagcaataggatgttagtggtctaagtcgctattgtaaaactttaattctttcatagtggatccggttttaccttgaggatagcgctaggttaaatcctccacaggttttttaccggtttggttttccatggttatcatatcattgtattctttattttacgCATTGtttacttgatatgatttacttgtattaacctagatttgaataatttacctaaattaatcacttggctaaataactaggttaatctatTTGTGTTTAAAgagtctaaaaacgtacaagtggtatcagaatGGGTTAGCTCTAGTATTTAGATCCTTTGATCTAAGACTTAatcattgacccctgttgtcatggaacacagccactctcttgtgatccacctcactttgatgggaataactatgCCTACCGAAAAGTAAAAATGAAATCATTCctaaaatctattgatgagagagtctggaattccgttgaatacggatgggagaagcccactactccagTTAGTGAGTgacaaacttctcagaaagaagcagccgCTTTTAATAGTAAAGCcataaatgctatttttaatgttgtttctatggaggaattcaagagaatctctaatgttgaggttgctcatactgcttggaatattcTTCAAACTGTGCATAAAGGCACAACGGCAATTAAGATAAACAAACTGCAGCAATTAACTACTAGGTTTAAAAGTATTAGATGTTGGGAGGTAATGCAAAATGGGGCTGCTTTAGGCAGTACACCCAAGACCTCAATAGCTCATGACCAACCGATAAagctaaagttttttttttttttgagaaagataaagCTAAAGTTGACTGTTAAAGTTGATTTGATTAAGCTAATTTGACTTTAATTGGTTCCTTAAGTTCTATTTGAAACCTAATCTAATCACTTTGCAGGCATGGAATCAATCCCAAAAAACCAACCCTTCTAACCTTAACAAGAACAAATGTATGGTGTCTAGGGTTTGTGTGAAAGTCAAATATGCCAACCGGAATAATGCTTATGGTGATTGAGTTAAAGGGAACATAGAGAAGTTTCTTCGTGGCTAAGTAACAATCAGGTTGGCctaatttttatcttcttctatttcttttcttcttcttttttctttttcttttttctttttcttttttttgggggtttttttCCCTCCTCATATGCTCAGTACTAGCTAGATGATATACAGAATTTAACTATTTGAGAGCTCAAATGTTTTGCTGGTTTaggtttatttgaaaattttacttcATTAATCTTTGACACATAACTGAATGAGCAAAATTAGAGTCGTAATATAGTGAGAAGAGAGAAATGGAGAGTGGAGGTAAAATTAATGTAGTTCGGCCTGTACATAAGTTCTATTACGTTGAATCTAGACCAATTACAATAGGCTCAGGTCTTGGGCCTGATATCCCTAACAGTAAATGccctatgaagcacgggtgcgtttcgggactcgggtgcaggtgcgggtgcgggtgcgggtgcgggtgcgggactcggcaatttttgaaaaaatagggtgcgggtgcggcgggactcggcgattaaaaatgattaaaaatatttttatttatattttctatatatttttactattaaaatattcttaaaaaatacattaatatacttgattcacaaaacaaagaaagaataaggcaaGAAACGCATCTGAGGTCAGAAATTCGGCCTCTCCGGCGAGTTTCAAGGCCGATTTCGGCCTGTTTCGGTCGTATCGGCCGTATCGGTCGCCGGCCGATATGTACCGATATggccaaaacaggccgaaaCAGGCCGGTTCGGCGCGAATCGAAGCCGATTCGGCGCGAATCGAGCCGCATCGGCGCGAATCGAGCCGAGTCGGCGCgaatctgagaaaaaaaaaaaaaaaaaaaaagcagacgCGGCACCGACGCGCGGTCTACCGCGTCGGACTCGGGTGCGGCACCCTCCCAGCCGCGTCCGTGCATTCTAGTAAATGCCCTGCATTGTCACGATACTTAGTTGTTTTTTGATTGCATCAATTACTTCCAATTCAATTCGTATGAGTAAAAGATCCATGGATAAATAAAGAAGGGAGTATTTCAAATCGTggctaaattttcaatttatgatGTGTATGAAAGAGATTGAATCAAAATAGCTACTGAACAATCGCTTTGGTTTACTAGAGACATCAACATAGTATGCTGTTTTAGCTAGAAAGATCGTTACAATCCCAGTCTTCTATGTAGAGTTGACAATTGTGATTTGTATATTGCAGAATAAATGAAAGATCTGACTTCAACTTACAAagtgttggagcattttaatattaaataattaaaatgaataaatattacaaaataaatgtaaagataTGGAAGTGAATATGGAAAATgaggagttagtgaaaatgtttaatcccatattgaaaaggagagagactattttattttttttaattatggtgATTAATGAGCTAACATGAATTGCAGGGGCGGAgccagaaatttttgtttgggggggccaagttgcagcactaatatatttatcaagacaacctcacacacacatatatacaaatgtttttttttttattatatacaaatgttttttttattatatacacacatttttttatttgataagttatatatatacacacacaaaaaaaaaatttagtattttcaatcacAATTATGTTTGATAGcaatctttcataaaataaaattcctttttaccatttttatagTGGAATTCTTAAAAggtttcattttttatacaaattttatactaaagtaagtaaaataatctttcaattgaactaataaaattttcaaaaacataaatGATCTAAAACTTGGAGGAAGAAgttccaaacatatttgaagctATTTTGCTATAACCCATTATGTGATaactaaagagacatttcatgtgtagttttagtgacaatatttttttaatgagtcaatgacttgcTAATTGCCTCATGACTGATTGAAAAAGATATAGATTCAAATATGTTTGAtgccaaactttatcaaatatttaacagatataagatcacattttacaataaaaaatagaattgcgaaaaataatgttatgtctctataactattaaactaattatttttttaagagcatcattagactaaatcaaatatttgagggggccaactcttatttttgtagactaaattttgaaaacattaaaataattatatatatatatatatatttttttttttttttaaaaattctaaattttgggtCACCCTTACACATAGCTACACCCCTGAAAAATTGTCCcagatattgggctagatacgtGCCCAAGCGGAAGGTGAAGGGTGGAGGTACAATTGATATATAAGTAATCTTTGCTAGAGGCAACTGTTGTCAGAATGCCCTCAGTGATTGAGAGACAATCTACTGCATCTTTGGAAGAAACATttgtcataatatttattattgatgAACAGGTATGGTGCATGACTGTATGAATTAAATGTACGTATTGTTTGTCTACTTTCCATTATTCTTTCCAAACTCTTGAACTATATCTTTCAAATTCCCACACTTGTTAGTGCTGGAAAGAGAATAGTATATTTATCCTTTGTGTG
This genomic window contains:
- the LOC126694555 gene encoding uncharacterized protein LOC126694555 isoform X2, giving the protein MIQLLFTLVLAEMALIMTLLFRTPLRKLVLMGLDQLKQGMGSLVAKSVAGTMVVVFGSSIYSVMKIQKRSADAGIVNPTDQVLTAYRQLEVCLIGFSLFLALMIDRLHYYIRELQHLRKNLEMTKKLSQDSERLEMRKFEETNKPQVKQLESESKQSQNRQMSQKPAQGS